One window from the genome of Myripristis murdjan chromosome 6, fMyrMur1.1, whole genome shotgun sequence encodes:
- the nr2c1 gene encoding nuclear receptor subfamily 2 group C member 1: MDGQTQRIQLVSADGGMALGHRIQIVTDQQTGQKIQIVTALEPSSPAKQQIILANADYSSGGKVILAKQEGSPNKVILAAPDGSGVNQLLFTSPELAGQQIQFVTEGSDQSVVKPVVEYCVVCGDKASGRHYGAVSCEGCKGFFKRSIRKNLVYTCRGNGECAINKLHRNRCQYCRLQRCIALGMKQDSVQCERKPVEVSTREKSVNCAASTEKIYIRKNLCSPLAATPTFVTDKETARSTSLLESSMLLNIQQPFSKLENTILVPASPDTDDPCQGDLSTLANVVTSLAHLNKTREASDTSNDLMGVETLSNGDSSMTDIQGDEQTASEITRAFDTLAKALNPGDGSAGDSLEATMQLMSGDQSGPVVELEGPLLSDSHVPFKLMMPLPVPEYLNVNYICESASRLLFLSMHWARSIPAFQALGGQDNDINLMKACWNELFALGLAQCSSVMNVGTILAAIINHLQTSLQEEKLSPERVKVVMEHIWRMQEFCNSMSKLSPDAYEYAYLKAIVLFSPDHPGIDNILQIERFQEKAYMELQDYVTRTYPEDSYRLSKLLLRLPALRLISAAVTEELFFAGLIGNVQIDSIIPYILKMESTDYNSQVVSGV; the protein is encoded by the exons ATGGATGGACAAACTCAAAGGATTCAACTCGTGTCAGCAGATGGTGGCATGGCACTGGGACACAGAATCCAG ATCGTAACTGATCAGCAGACTGGCCAGAAGATTCAGATCGTCACAGCATTGGAGCCATCCTCCCCCGCAAAGCAGCAAATTATTCTTGCAAATGCTGACTATTCTTCAGGCGGGAAGGTGATCTTGGCCAAGCAGGAAGGCTCACCCAACAAGGTCATCCTGGCCGCTCCAGATGGCTCTGGGGTCAACCAGCTGCTCTTTACCTCTCCTGAATTGGCTGGGCAGCAGATTCAG TTTGTAACCGAAGGTTCAGACCAGTCTGTTGTCAAGCCAGTTGTGGAgtactgtgttgtgtgtggggACAAGGCCTCAG GGCGTCACTATGGAGCTGTCAGCTGTGAGGGCTGTAAGGGTTTCTTCAAACGGAGCATTAGGAAGAACCTGGTGTACACATGCAGGGGCAACGGAGAATGTGCCATCAACAAGCTCCACAGAAACCGCTGCCAGTACTGTCGACTGCAGCGCTGCATCGCCCTGGGCATGAAACAGGACT CTGTTCAGTGTGAGAGGAAACCTGTTGAAGTATCAACCAGAGAGAAGTCTGTCAACTGTGCCGCCTCCACAGAAAAGATCTACATCCGCAAGAACCTGTGTAGCCCTTTGGCTGCTACGCCCACTTTTGTAACAGACAAGGAAACAGCAAG GTCCACAAGTTTGCTTGAGTCAAGCATGCTGCTCAATATCCAGCAACCCTTCTCCAAGCTAGAAAACACCATCCTTGTCCCGGCGTCACCTGACACA GATGATCCATGTCAGGGTGACCTCAGCACGCTGGCCAATGTGGTGACGTCCCTCGCCCACCTCAACAAGACCAGGGAGGCAAGTGACACCAGCAATGATCTGATGGGAGTTGAAACCCTTAGCAACGGCGACAGCTCCATGACAGATATCCAAGGAGACGAACAAACGGCAAGCGAGATCACTCG AGCGTTTGACACCCTGGCCAAAGCCCTGAACCCTGGGGATGGCTCAGCAGGGGACTCGTTGGAAGCCACCATGCAATTGATGTCGGGGGACCAGTCAGGCCCTGTGGTCGAGCTGGAAGGACCTCTGCTGTCCGACAGTCATGTCCCCTTCAAG CTCATGATGCCTTTGCCTGTGCCAGAGTACCTCAATGTGAACTATATCTGCGAGTCAGCTTCTAGGCTACTTTTTCTCTCTATGCACTGGGCACGTTCCATACCTGCCTTTCAAGCCTTAGG tggtcAAGATAATGACATTAACTTGATGAAAGCTTGCTGGAATGAATTGTTCGCCCTGGGTCTGGCACAGTGCTCCAGTGTCATGAATGTTGGTACCATCCTAGCTGCCATTATCAACCATCTGCAGACAAGCTTACAGGAAG AGAAGCTGTCCCCAGAGCGAGTGAAGGTGGTAATGGAGCACATCTGGAGGATGCAGGAGTTTTGTAACAGCATGTCCAAGTTGTCTCCAGATGCTTATGAGTACGCCTACCTCAAAGCCATCGTTCTCTTCAGTCCTG ATCACCCAGGCATAGATAATATTCTGCAAATAGAGAGGTTCCAGGAGAAAGCCTACATGGAACTGCAGGATTATGTCACCAGGACCTACCCAGAAGACTCCTACCG GTTATCCAAGCTGTTACTCCGTCTTCCAGCCCTCAGGCTGATAAGTGCAGCTGTCACAGAAGAGCTGTTTTTTGCTGGCCTCATTGGCAATGTTCAGATCGACAGCATCATCCCCTACATCCTCAAAATGGAGTCCACCGATTATAACAGTCAGGTGGTGTCTGGTGTCTGA
- the LOC115360442 gene encoding transmembrane and coiled-coil domain protein 3-like isoform X1: MPSAKVSVRSLSEVEKYLNSRMVDRSGEGSTLSISVPMRRGSSENNLDLDLSDGGPGHGLGQEVQRSRTCLDSLQQKILKVTEQLKIEQTARDENVAEYLKLVNSADKQQVGRIKQVFEKKNQKSAQNIAQMQKKLEQYHRKMKDTESFHSPSPPHSSFVKHSTIPRESPKELLRDMTGSGRHPTMDKIKTIGPGVSLSPPFFFSKSREFANLIRNKFGSADNIAHLKTTMDTPSPFPTDSAGKGLSGSATMVGKPKYPSDDECSSGSASISADSNGNPLLLGEQAQGQGHGQGQEAGADSQSRLALSLEEVREIRDAQSQLEEDLEELKAQFKREYGIISQTLQEERYRYERLEDQLNDLTELHQHEMSNLKQELASIEERVAYQACERARDIQEALESCQTRVSKLELQQQQQQTVQLESRDARVLLGKSINIMLAIITVILVCVSTAAKFAAPLMRSRHHVIATLLGVCFLAIFWKNWDRLQCAVDRVLVPA, translated from the exons ATGCCCAGCGCCAAAGTGTCTGTGCGAAGTTTATCTGAAGTCGAGAAATACCTCAACAGCCGGATG GTGGACCGGAGCGGGGAGGGCAGCACTCTGAGCATCTCAGTGCCAATGCGTCGAGGTTCCTCAGAGAacaacctggacctggacctgagtgaCGGAGGTCCTGGTCATGGTTTGGGCCAGGAGGTCCAACGCAGCCGCACTTGTCTGGACAGCCTCCAGCAGAAGATACTCAAAGTAACGGAGCAGCTAAAGATCGAGCAGACGGCACGTGATGAGAACGTAGCTGAGTACTTGAAGTTGGTGAACAGTGCTGACAAGCAGCAAGTGGGCCGCATAAAGCAGGTGTTTGAGAAGAAGAACCAGAAGTCAGCTCAAAACATTGCCCAGATGCAAAAGAAGCTGGAGCAGTACCATCGCAAGATGAAGGACACTGAAAGCTTCCACAGCCCCTCTCCCCCTCATTCCTCATTTGTCAAGCACAGCACCATACCCAGGGAATCACCCAAAGAGCTGCTGAGGGATATGACAGGCAGCGGCAGGCATCCAACCATGGACAAGATCAAGACTATTGGACCAGGTGTttccctttcccctcctttcttcttcaGTAAATCCAGAGAGTTTGCCAACCTCATCAGGAACAAGTTTGGCAGTGCTGACAACATCGCCCACCTCAAGACCACCATGGACACTCCCTCTCCATTTCCCACTGACAGTGCAGGGAAGGGGCTGAGTGGCAGTGCTACCATGGTGGGCAAGCCCAAGTATCCCAGTGATGATGAGTGCTCCTCGGGTAGTGCCTCCATATCAGCAGACAGTAATGGGAACCCATTACTGTTAGGGGAGCAAGCACAAGGCCAAGGCCATGGGCAGGGGCAGGAGGCAGGGGCAGACAGCCAGAGCAGACTGGCCCTGAGcctggaggaggtgagggagatCCGGGATGCCCAGAGCCAGCTGGAGGAGGACCTGGAGGAGCTCAAAGCCCAGTTCAAGAGAGAGTATGGCATCATCAGCCAAACACTGCAGGAGGAACGATACAG GTATGAACGTTTAGAAGACCAGCTGAATGACCTGACAGAGCTTCATCAGCATGAGATGTCTAATCTGAAGCAGGAGCTGGCCAGCATTGAGGAGCGAGTGGCTTACCAAGCTTGTGAGAGAGCTCGGGACATACAG GAAGCCCTAGAGTCGTGTCAGACGCGAGTGTCCAAGctggagctccagcagcagcagcaacagacagtccagctggagagccGGGACGCCAGAGTCCTGCTGGGGAAGAGCATTAACATCATGCTGGCCATCATTACCGTCATCCTGGTGTGTGTCTCCACCGCTGCCAAGTTTGCCGCCCCACTGATGAGGAGTAGACACCATGTGATAGCAACCCTGCTGGGTGTGTGCTTTTTGGCCATATTCTGGAAGAACTGGGACCGTTTACAGTGTGCCGTAGACAGGGTGCTGGTGCCTGCCTGA
- the LOC115360442 gene encoding transmembrane and coiled-coil domain protein 3-like isoform X2 has translation MRRGSSENNLDLDLSDGGPGHGLGQEVQRSRTCLDSLQQKILKVTEQLKIEQTARDENVAEYLKLVNSADKQQVGRIKQVFEKKNQKSAQNIAQMQKKLEQYHRKMKDTESFHSPSPPHSSFVKHSTIPRESPKELLRDMTGSGRHPTMDKIKTIGPGVSLSPPFFFSKSREFANLIRNKFGSADNIAHLKTTMDTPSPFPTDSAGKGLSGSATMVGKPKYPSDDECSSGSASISADSNGNPLLLGEQAQGQGHGQGQEAGADSQSRLALSLEEVREIRDAQSQLEEDLEELKAQFKREYGIISQTLQEERYRYERLEDQLNDLTELHQHEMSNLKQELASIEERVAYQACERARDIQEALESCQTRVSKLELQQQQQQTVQLESRDARVLLGKSINIMLAIITVILVCVSTAAKFAAPLMRSRHHVIATLLGVCFLAIFWKNWDRLQCAVDRVLVPA, from the exons ATGCGTCGAGGTTCCTCAGAGAacaacctggacctggacctgagtgaCGGAGGTCCTGGTCATGGTTTGGGCCAGGAGGTCCAACGCAGCCGCACTTGTCTGGACAGCCTCCAGCAGAAGATACTCAAAGTAACGGAGCAGCTAAAGATCGAGCAGACGGCACGTGATGAGAACGTAGCTGAGTACTTGAAGTTGGTGAACAGTGCTGACAAGCAGCAAGTGGGCCGCATAAAGCAGGTGTTTGAGAAGAAGAACCAGAAGTCAGCTCAAAACATTGCCCAGATGCAAAAGAAGCTGGAGCAGTACCATCGCAAGATGAAGGACACTGAAAGCTTCCACAGCCCCTCTCCCCCTCATTCCTCATTTGTCAAGCACAGCACCATACCCAGGGAATCACCCAAAGAGCTGCTGAGGGATATGACAGGCAGCGGCAGGCATCCAACCATGGACAAGATCAAGACTATTGGACCAGGTGTttccctttcccctcctttcttcttcaGTAAATCCAGAGAGTTTGCCAACCTCATCAGGAACAAGTTTGGCAGTGCTGACAACATCGCCCACCTCAAGACCACCATGGACACTCCCTCTCCATTTCCCACTGACAGTGCAGGGAAGGGGCTGAGTGGCAGTGCTACCATGGTGGGCAAGCCCAAGTATCCCAGTGATGATGAGTGCTCCTCGGGTAGTGCCTCCATATCAGCAGACAGTAATGGGAACCCATTACTGTTAGGGGAGCAAGCACAAGGCCAAGGCCATGGGCAGGGGCAGGAGGCAGGGGCAGACAGCCAGAGCAGACTGGCCCTGAGcctggaggaggtgagggagatCCGGGATGCCCAGAGCCAGCTGGAGGAGGACCTGGAGGAGCTCAAAGCCCAGTTCAAGAGAGAGTATGGCATCATCAGCCAAACACTGCAGGAGGAACGATACAG GTATGAACGTTTAGAAGACCAGCTGAATGACCTGACAGAGCTTCATCAGCATGAGATGTCTAATCTGAAGCAGGAGCTGGCCAGCATTGAGGAGCGAGTGGCTTACCAAGCTTGTGAGAGAGCTCGGGACATACAG GAAGCCCTAGAGTCGTGTCAGACGCGAGTGTCCAAGctggagctccagcagcagcagcaacagacagtccagctggagagccGGGACGCCAGAGTCCTGCTGGGGAAGAGCATTAACATCATGCTGGCCATCATTACCGTCATCCTGGTGTGTGTCTCCACCGCTGCCAAGTTTGCCGCCCCACTGATGAGGAGTAGACACCATGTGATAGCAACCCTGCTGGGTGTGTGCTTTTTGGCCATATTCTGGAAGAACTGGGACCGTTTACAGTGTGCCGTAGACAGGGTGCTGGTGCCTGCCTGA